GAATTCCGAGCGGATCACCTTTGAATATGTCATGCTCAAGGGCGTGAACGACAGCGACGACGACGCGCGCCGTCTGGTGCGGCTCATTCAGGGCATCCCGGCGAAGATCAACCTGATCCCCTTCAACGAATGGCCCGGCTCGCCCTATAAGCGCAGCGACTGGGAGCGGATCGAGGCCTTTGCCGATATCGTCTACAAGGCCGGGTATGCCGCGCCGATCCGCACGCCGCGGGGCGAGGATATCATGGCCGCCTGCGGGCAGCTGAAATCCGCCACCGAACGGGCGCGGAAATCCAAGGCCGAGATCGACGCCGAAACGGGTCTTTAGATCCCCGCCGTCGCAAAGGGCGTATTTGCGCCAAGAAAAAACCAGCCAGCTTTTTCTTGGTCCAAATACGCCCTTGCGTCCTCAGTCCCGGTCGTGCCCGTTGGCCCAGGTCTCGATCACCTCCACCGCTTCCTCGGCGGTTTCGACGAAGCTGATCAGCCTGATGTCCTCGGCGGCGATCGTGCCCGCCTCGGCCAGATAGTCCCAATCGACGACGCGGCGCCAGAATTCCGCGCCAAACAGGATCAGCGGGATGCGTTTCATCCGCCGGGTCTGGATCAGCGTCAGAGTCTCGAACATCTCATCGAGCGTGCCGAAGCCGCCCGGAAAGACGCAGACCGCTTTCGCCCGCATCAGGAAATGCATCTTGCGGATGGCGAAATAGTGGAAGTTGAAGCACAGATCCGGCGTCACATAGGCATTCGGCGCCTGTTCATGCGGCAAGACGATGTTGAGCCCGATCGACTGTCCCCCGGCCTCGTGGGCGCCGCGGTTGCCCGCCTCCATCACGCCCGGGCCGCCGCCGGTGCAGATCACCCATTCCCGCCCGTAAGCCGCCATCGAGCGTTCCGTCATCATCCGCGCGAAGGTCCGCGCCTCGTCGTAATAGCGGCTGAGTTCGGCCAGAACCGGGGTTTTCGCCGTGTCCTTGCGCGCCGGTTCCGGGATGCGGGCGCCGCCGAACAGCACCACCGTGCTTTCCACGCCGCGTTCATCCATGATCAGCTGCGGCTTGAGCAGTTCCAGCTGCAGCCGCACCGGGCGCAATTCCTCGCGCATCATGAAGCCGCCATCGGTGAAAGCGAGCTTGTAGGCGGGCGCCCGCGTCTGTGCGGTGGCGGGGATGTCCTGCGCCGTTTTTGCATCCATGATGCTGTCACGGAACGGGTGGGAACGGCTTTCGTCTTTCATATCCTGCTCATTGCGCGAGGGGCTTTCCCCAACTATAGGGGGAAAACCCATGAATGCCACTTGAAAGAGGACCGTTCCGATGTCGAACGCCATGCTCGAAGCTGCCATCGAAGCCGCCTGGGAGGTTCGCGACACCCTCACGCCCCACACCAAGGGCGAAGCGCGGGATGCGATCGAGGCCACGCTCGAGGCGCTGGACAAGGGCGTGCTGCGGGTGGCCGAAAAACAGGCCGACGGCAATTGGCATGTGAACCAATGGGCGAAAAAGGCCGTGCTGCTGGGCTTCCGTCTCAAGGACATGGAAGTGCATTCGGGCGGGCCGCAGAACGGCACCTGGTGGGACAAGGTCGACAGCAAGTTTGCCCATTGGGGCGAGGCGCAGTGGAAGGCCGCCGGGTTCCGCGCCGTGCCGCACTGCATCGTGCGCCGCTCCGCCTATATCGCCAAGGGCGCGGTGCTGCTGCCCTCCTTCGTCAACCTCGGCGCCTATGTCGATGAGGGCACGATGGTCGACACCTGGGTGACGGTCGGTTCCTGCGCGCAGATCGGCAAGAACGTGCACCTCTCGGGCGGCGTCGGCATCGGCGGCGTCTTGGAGCCGATGCAGGCCGGTCCGACGATCATCGAGGACAATTGCTTCATCGGCGCGCGGTCCGAGGTGGTCGAGGGCTGCATCGTCCGCGAGGGCTCGGTTCTGGGCATGGGCGTCTTCATCGGCAAATCGACGAAGATCGTCGATCGCGAAACCGGCGAGGTCTTCTATGGCGAAGTGCCGCCCTATTCGGTGGTCGTCGCGGGCTCGATGCCGACCAAGGGGGGCATCAACCTTTACTGCGCGGTGATCGTGAAACGGGTCGATGCGCAGACGCGCTCGAAAACCGCGATCAACGATCTGCTGCGGGACTGATCATGCTGTTGTCGCTGGGCGCCAGGGTGGTCGATGCGGTGCGCGGGGCGGCCCTGCCGCAACCTTTGCGCTTTGTGCTGATGGTGGCCGATCTGGCGATCCTCGGGCTTGCGACGCCGTTCGTGCTGACGCTTCTGGGCGAGATGGCGAAGGCGGCAGAGCCGGGGCAATGGTGGCCCGGCGCCGCCATCGGGCTTTATGTGCTGGTCGCGGCCTGGCTGGCCGTGACCTCGCTGCGGTCCTTGCGCCGCGGCTGAGAAGGGAAAACAGATGACCGAGACGGCCGAGAAACCGGAAAAGGCGAAACGCCCGCAGCAGGTCTATACGCTGCTCGTGGAGGTGGGGCGGTCGGCCAATGACGGGCTGCCCAAGGGGTCCACCGGCGCGGGGCTCTTGTGCTATGCCTCGGGCGTCGACGAGGCCGAGGCCGTGCGCGAAACCGTGGCGATCCTGAAACAGGCCGAGATGGCGCCTTTGGACGTGACCGGCTACGGCACTTTGGCCGAGCGCGAAAAGGCGGGTGACGAGATCGACGCCGCCGAGAAAGAGCTGATGCAACGGGCGCTGGATGAAAATTCGGTCGTCGTGGCGCAGATGACGCCCTTTTACGACGCGAAGGCCTGAGCCAAAGCCGGTTTGCGCGACGGCCATTGCCTGCTAGACTGTTTGCAAAGAACGAACAGTCGGGCAGGCCATGAAACACGCGTTGAAACCACT
This DNA window, taken from Rhodobacter capsulatus SB 1003, encodes the following:
- a CDS encoding LOG family protein → MKDESRSHPFRDSIMDAKTAQDIPATAQTRAPAYKLAFTDGGFMMREELRPVRLQLELLKPQLIMDERGVESTVVLFGGARIPEPARKDTAKTPVLAELSRYYDEARTFARMMTERSMAAYGREWVICTGGGPGVMEAGNRGAHEAGGQSIGLNIVLPHEQAPNAYVTPDLCFNFHYFAIRKMHFLMRAKAVCVFPGGFGTLDEMFETLTLIQTRRMKRIPLILFGAEFWRRVVDWDYLAEAGTIAAEDIRLISFVETAEEAVEVIETWANGHDRD
- the dapD gene encoding 2,3,4,5-tetrahydropyridine-2,6-dicarboxylate N-succinyltransferase; the encoded protein is MSNAMLEAAIEAAWEVRDTLTPHTKGEARDAIEATLEALDKGVLRVAEKQADGNWHVNQWAKKAVLLGFRLKDMEVHSGGPQNGTWWDKVDSKFAHWGEAQWKAAGFRAVPHCIVRRSAYIAKGAVLLPSFVNLGAYVDEGTMVDTWVTVGSCAQIGKNVHLSGGVGIGGVLEPMQAGPTIIEDNCFIGARSEVVEGCIVREGSVLGMGVFIGKSTKIVDRETGEVFYGEVPPYSVVVAGSMPTKGGINLYCAVIVKRVDAQTRSKTAINDLLRD